ATAAAAAGGAATCTGGAAAGCCACACCCCCTGAACGGACTGTGTGAACACTGGGTCTCGTCCGTCTGTGCCCCTGTTCCCCAGTGTGCTTCCCACTGTGACTCACGACGTGACATTTTATTGAAAGTGCCATCTCAAACCAGAATCCCGAAGTGCAGGGAACAGAACTAGGATGACAGTAGCTAGTCCGGATCTGCATCCTCCTCATTTCCCTCCTAGGAAGGTCGAGGTTCCTCGGGAGTTTACAAAGAAAGACTACCTACCGAACACCCCATTCCCTGCCAGTTTCAGGAATGTTAGGAGTCACGTTACCAGTCATTCAAGCTCACCTCCAGTATTGGTTACCTACAAAGAAGTAGGTCTTATAGAGAAGTGGGTTAAAAACAGCTGcatcaatttttttcacaaaGTCAGGAAAGCCCAAAGAATGTATGTTCCTGGGATAGTGTGGCTGTGCTCTCAAATTGCTAATTAACCAGTActtatcatctgtgaagagaaagagaaaagatctgCTAGACGCATACCGAAAGAGTAACAGAAACACTGACTCGGTACGGGTGACACCACTCTTCACCACAGTTCCGAAATGCACTGCTCCTTGCTCTCCAACGTGCTTTGCCTCCTACGGTTCTATAGCTTTTCCACAAGGATTATGATCTTACATTTGACAAACTTCTCTTGAAATTTTTACACATTACTTAGGTATTTAAGCTCTTTTTAGCTCATAGTTCAGACTCACCATGAATTAAGTCTAGAGTGcttttttctatgtttataaaaattagtaGTATTTCCCTCATTTATTCTCTTCCTTGAAGTAGACTCAGTAGCAAATGAAACATTAGagttacctttaaaaagaaaaacttgatttTTGGGTCCAACTTCATAAGCAGCTTGAATGCCAGATGGTAAGGTCGgccacagagaagaaatgaaactaaCGTTGCTCATTGGACTCTCAGGGTACCTCCACCAGAAGAATCTGATGAAAGACATTTAACACATGTTAAAAATCACGATAGACTCAAGAAGCATGAAATGGTCACAGGGAAGGACCTGTGAAATGACTtaatgggtttttttccccaatatccTCATGTTCTGTTCCAGGATGTCTTGATAGGAGCACCACAAGGAATGGATCTCAattaattcttttataataacaataatgtcaACAGTggtaactgaacataataaaaaaaaaacacaaaaaataataacaataatttaatgGTCAAGTCACCTTATGAAAATTCCCTGATATTTGAAATCAAGGAATATAGGTTTTAGTCCACACCCACAATTCCCTTACCAGTTTTGTAATCTAAAAGAACCTATTTATCCCAAATGTCGCAGTTTTTGAATCTCAAGAATGAAGAATAATGAGACTAGAGATCAatgacaagaagaaaactggaaaaaaattctataaatgtaGAGACTGAATAATGTGCTACTAAACAGCcaatggagaaatgaagaaatcaaaaaagaaattaaaaaataccttggggcaaatgaaaatgaaaacacaacgttcTGAAATCTTGGGGATGCAGCAAaaagttctaagaggaaagttcataTTGATGCAGGCCTAcctcaaaaaaacaagagaaatttcagataaataatctttattttaaaaagattttatctacctatttgacagggagagagagagagagtgagagagagagcaagagagctcaagcagggggagaggcagaaggagagggagaagcaggatccctgcttgatcccaggactctaggatcatgaccctaggatctgactgagccatgcaggtgtccctaaaataaataatctaaccctacacctgagggaactagaaaaagaacaaacaaaggcCAAAGTTAGttataagaaggaaataataatgtttggagtggaaataaatgaaataaagactaaaaacattttcaagatcaatgaaactaagagcttattctttcaaaagataaatagaaTTGGTAAGCCTTTtgcagactcatcaagaaaaaagatagAGGACTCGAATAAGTAAATTCAGCAATGGAAGAGCAGTTACAACGGATTCCACAGAAATCCATAAAAGACTACTATTAACAATTATATGTGAACAAACTGGGTAAccaaaaaatgcatataaattcccagaaatatacaattttccaagactgaatcagaaagaaatagaaaatttgaatagacccattactaaaatgaaattgaatcagtaatcgaAAACTACcaacaataaaaaattcagaaCCAAGcagtttcacaggtgaattctaccaaataattaaagaagacttaaaatactccaaattattcaaaagaagaagaagaaagattgtTCCCAAACTCATTGTACAGGGCCACCACTACCTgacaccaaagccagacaaagatacTGCCAAAAACCCCCACAAAGTTACAGGCCAACATCCCCGATGGACATGGATGTAAAAAtattcagcaaaatattagcaaaccaaattcaacaacactTCAGAAGGGTCATATACCactaccaagtgggattcatttcagggatgcaaggatggttcaatattcacaaatcattgCAATGTACCACGTTAACAAAACAGGGGATAAAAATCATGATCACTTTAATAGGTGCAGAAACagaatttgtcaaaatttaacatcccttcatgacaaaaactctcaacaaaatgactACAGAGGGACCACACttcagcataataaaggccatgtatggcAGACCCACAGCTAAGCTCATACCCCATGGTGAACAGCGGAGTTTTTCCTTTTAgaccaagaacaagacaaggagtCCAGTCTTGCCCCTTTTAGGCAAGTGTAGCAGCAGAAGTGCTGGCCGCAGAAACTCGGCGAGGCGTGCAAGCTGGAAAGGAAGTgccattctttgcagatgacgtgGTGCCATCATCAGAAAACCCTCAAGACGCCACCAAAAACGTAGCAGAACTAATAAGTGCGCTAACTCAGTAAAgatgcaggatataaaatcaacactcaaaatctgttgcatttctatatattaataacaAACTATcggaagaaattaatgaaataatcccatttataactgcatcaaaatgaatgaaatacctaggaaGGAATTTTACCACGGAGGTGAAAGATCTGgactttgaaaactataagacaccaatgaaagaaactgaaaaggacacaaacaaatggacaTACATACACCGTGCTCACGGACTGCGAGAAGCGATATTGTTAGAATGTCCGCACTATCCAAAGTGATTTATAGATCCAGTGCAATCCTATCTAATGCCAACAGGatttctcacagaactagaacaaagggTCCTAAAATCTgtacggaaccacaaaagatcccaaacagccaagcaatcttgagaaagaacagagctggaggTAACGCCCTCCCAGATTTCAGGCTACACAACCCAGCTAAACTGATCAGAACACAACGGCATCAGCAGAACAACAGccacacagatcaacagaacagagtaaggagcccagaaacaaacccacacttatatggtcaattaatttatgacagagGAGTCGAGAACAGGGAAAAGACCGTCTcgccaacaaatggtgctgggaacactggacagacacatgcaggggaatgaaactggaccagcTCCTCACAccacacaaagaaacagactccagATGGATGGAAGATTTAAATGCAGAAACTGCAAACATTCacacttctagaagaaaacagaggccaTGAGCTCTTTGACATGGgctttagaaatttcttttttcttctttttctttctttctttctttctttttttttttttttttttttaggatccaTCCTCTCAGcaaggacaacaaaagcaaaaataagtgggactacatcaaactaaaaagcttttggacttttgtacagcaaaggaaaccatcaacactTTGAGAAGGTAAACAACCTAATAGGACAGGGTATTTGCAAGGGacatacccaaaatatataaggaactcaactcaatgttgttgctttttttttttaattaagcaatctgatttaaaaaaactgacaaaCTGCATGGATATCCTTCCAGAGAAGACGTGCAGACAGCCGACGGGTACCTGCAAAGATgctcaaaaccacagtgagatgtcacctgacacctgtcagaGTTCTCGGGTCAGACAGGAAAGAGTGAGCGTCAGCGCGGAtgaggagagaagggaaccctGTGCCCCtggcgggaatgcaaactggcgcggccactgtggaaaacagtctggaggttcctcaaaaaattaactaTAGAAACACCGTacgatccaacaattccacttccaggaacTTATCCAGAGCAAACAAACCCTAAttaggaaagagagaggcagccCCACGCTCACAGCAACGGCCAAGATACGGAAGTGACATAAATTCCACCGGCGGATGATGGCTGAGGAAGATGCCACACGCGGAGGAGTGTCAgccgtaaaaaagaatgaaatcctgccgtCAGCGACAGCGTGCCTGGACCTAGAGcacatgctaaatgaaatacgTCGGACAGAGAAACATCACACGATTTcatttaaatgtggaatctaaacaaaacaaaacaaaacacatgaacaaacaaaacagaaacagactcacagagaacaaaacaatGGTTGCCCGTGGGGAGGGGATTAGGAGGGGCAAACCTCAGTCCTGTAGTAAGACACAGGCATGAAAAGTACAGCTCAGGGAACAGAGTCAGTGACGCTGTAACAACTCCACATGGGGAGGAGGAAACCAGACCACTTTGTAACACGTACATGGTCACCCAACTACTGTGTTGCGCACCTGACACGAACACAACAGAGTGCGCCAATTATTCCTCAGTCTAAGAAATGGAGACTATTGTCCCACCGACCAAATTCTAATGttctccacaccccacccctccaatACCTGCTGCAATCTGTGCTCTAATTATCCTGGAATTCCCTTCTCATAATCAAGAGTCAGGACTTTTAAATTGGTGCTGTCCCGATTTTAGTCCCAGATGTAACCATTTTGACTGTGATTCAAGTGGTCTGGCTTCACGTCCTACCTTGTCTTTCCTAGATTCCTTCTGCAAATCCATTTTTTACCCATCAGTCTTCTTGTTAAACACAAGTATGATCACACCACTCTCTCCCTTCAAAGCCATGAGGCTGTCTACTTCCTACAGAACCGAGTCCACATCCCTCCTCAACTGTCCTCTACTTCCTTCTCCATCATTTTGCACCATTCTCTGACAGAACGTTCTAACAATCCAAGGACAGAGCCTTTAATGTTGGTGAGATATGAAGATGTTTTTAcctgtctttaaagaaaaagattttatttcccatTGTAGTGACAGCATCAAAACTCAAGCTGGGGTTGCAGGTGGGTGTTTGTCTACCGTCAGGATCTGATGAGGGTTGGCGCCTTTCTGGACGTcctgaaaatacatttcaaggagcattaggggaaaaaaaaatctgcattttagctACTAAGAGGAAGAGCTATTCTTCCTAAAACATTAATTTCCTGGatgaaaaaatgcataaaaatccaTATATGCGTCCTCCGACATTCACAGGAAGCAGACGATAAAGATCTTTCTGCCTTGGTTTTCCTGTTCCAGGCCGATCGTTTGTCTGCGTGCCTTCTCCAAAGATGACACTGTGGTGGATGGAAAGATCTAACCTGAGGCCCGAGACTCAGATTCTGTTCCTGCCATGGGCATGAGCACAGGAGGTCTCCTGTGCTTTTCCACAAAACTCAGGTAACGCGTGGGCAACCTCCCTCACAGGGTTTTCACAGCGCTCCAGACAGAAGACAGAGGTGAACCTTTTATGCAAATGCAGATACTATGACATTATTCATAGTGTCTTTGTAAGGCAAAATGGTAAAGTCAACTCACCATAGAGAGACTGAATACCACGTATGTCGTCAGCAGCAAGGCGAAAGGTGTTGGGGTCAACGTAACTGTAAGTCGGGAACATGATGGCTTTTCGATCATTGGAATGGCTAAGACCCAAGGAATGGCCAAGCTCATGAACAGCAACGAGGAACAAGTTTGTGCCTGAGAGGAAAACAACCAGAAGGGGGGAAAGAGCCGTGAAATATGTCTGCGTTCGAGGACAATGACACACTTGCACTCTGGCATGAGGAGAAGGGACATATTTGGGAAGACTTGACTTatctcctttccctctgacccAAGGCTTTTCAATGTTGTCACAGCTGACAGTGTAGGCCAGATCATTCCTTGTGCTTATGGCTGTCCTGTGTGTCACAGGTGTTTAGAAAACTCTGGGCTCAACACGCAAATTCAAGTAAATCCCTTCCAGTTTGgacaacccaaaatgtctccaCATGTGTCAAATGTCCCAACCTATTACAATTTGACCTAAACCTGGATTTCTCCTATTTTCAATCCCACAAGGCTTTGCACAAAAGACAACCATAGGCCCTTATCTCAGATCATGGGTTTCTGCATGTGCTCTGTTTCCTACTAGATTGTGCGCTCTTCTGGGTTGGGACTGTCCTCTTTGTCTCTGTATCCACACAGCTCCTCAATCACCCAGTGCCATGACAGAAACAGCAACCACTGAGGGAACTGTTCATTTAATTACTAGGTCAAAATTAGGCTGAGAGTGAGCATTCGAagttataattttcataaataatttagCTTTTTGAAAGGACAAAATTGtgccaaataaaaacaaagcaacatgGACAGGTGGGAAGTACAACCTGGGTCAAAATAAGTGAACCAGGAAATGTGTGCTCTGCCCCAGCTTTTCCACGAGCTGGCTGCTAACCATCTCCTGCTCTGAATTTCCCCTTTCTGTAAAGATCTGTACTatgttatttttcctaaaatCCTTTAGAATTCTAAAACATTTCATGAGGTTAACCAACCCAAGTCCAACGCATCAGATGAAAAGATTATACACCCAAAGTAACCTTGGATGAAATGTAAGCAAATTTAATCTGATCAATGAGGCTCTGAAGCTCAACGAGGACCTAATTCTGCATCAGTTGTCTTTTGACAATATAAAACTCCTCTTCTCAATCAAGAATTTGATAAACCTTGGGTCATGGGTCAGACTAAAACAAGGAGCCTTTCTGGTCTATGGAAACAGTCCCGTCTGGGGCCCTttcagccagagagaggggggtcTCCACAGAGCCCATTCTTGAAGACTTTCTCGCCATTTACTTTCCATAGTAAATGGAAAGtaatataatcatattatatgatatgatatatgataGAAACAAGTTCAAAGAGATAGACACATAAAGGTGTTTCCAGGGCCTTCCAGCAATCAGTGCTGCTAACAGTCTCTGACTCACCGTCATATAATCTAGAATCAGTCAGTCATATAATCGAGAATTTCCCCTAGAAACATTAGGAAGGTTTGTGATGGGAGGGTGAGAATTTTCCAGTGGGAGGTGATTCCTCCAAACAGGGAAGGCTGGTTACCCGCTCCCCCAAATGTCGGAGAGGGCTGGTTAATTACAGCGTCCTCTGTAAATACACACAAGGCATCATTGAACGATTGCTGGTGGTTCTATAATTCCAATCCCGGAACCTCGAAGACCAGGTGACCATACAACTTGGTGTTTTGATACAGggatttctaaattttctacaatgTAACTCCATCTTTCTGTGTCACTATAAATCAAAGAAATGGTCGGCATATAATGGACCACGCAGATGGCCGCCTACCCTTGGAGGTCTGCTACACCCAGAAGCTGCATCTGTGTTGGCTCAAGTTGATGGACTGCCCCACCAAAAACGGACCGCCTCAATCAGTTTTTACCTTTCTAAACTGTGGCTTTTAAGGTTCCTGAGTTCACACAAATGAACTAGCTATGCCTCAGATTCTTAAAACTGATCTTTAAGATAATTTAGTCCAATATCCTCAATTTATAGAGGATGAAATTGAGACAAAGTGTTACATTTTACTTAGTGACACAATTATAATCAGAATGAGTTTTTCTACCCTATAATCATTTCTCAGAATGAAGCCTTTCAAAATTGGGAGATAATTTAGAATTTGTAAAGGGTTTGTCAtgtgtggttttgcttttttctgttttctgttttgttttgttttgcgtTTTTTGCTTACCTTTGTAGCTTTTAGTCCAGATTTCAGCCTCATCAAAATGTGCGTCTCCCCCAATTCCCAGTCCAGGTCCGAAAGCATGGGCTATGGTCCCACCTCTGCCATCAAAAGGGCTGTAGTCTCCATGAgcttttggaaagaaagaaaattagtccTTCTTTACAGGTTCTAGGTCATGCCAACAACACAGATGAAGTAAGTCCACATTCTTTACCTCCAGATGCAAAAAGTATCATAATGTCTGCCATTCCTGAATTAATCTTTCTGAATTTCAGGGGGGTCACATCACTCCACACTTGAAAAGCCTTCTGGATGGCAAAGTCGACATCTGCAGGCCGCATGTCAGGAGTGTAATTATTGATTCTTTACcagcaaaacaaagagagagagagagaaaccatgtgCTAATTCTGTCTCATTGTGACACTTCGTTTTTGCCTGCACGGGCAGAGAAAGAGTAGTTTCGCAAATCGATAGTCCAGGTGACAAAAACGTGCATCATTAGCTATAGAAACGTGTATCCCTGGACAGCTTCTTCCTTAACCAGAATCTAACTGGATTTCTTCTCATTCGTGATTGATGGGTTTTCTTTGTGGAGGACTGACGTTCACGGAAGTGTATGCCTTTTACCCTCACTCCCCGGcctcttcatttctctgtctttcctgtCCTATAAAATGTTCTCTTGTCTCTTGTTTATTATAGATCTAGCTTCATTCTCCTTTTATTTGCAACCTTTCTACTGTGCTCTGGACTGACAAACAACTCCTCCTTGAGTGGACAACTCCCCCCTTCCAGAAAGAATGAATTTTCATGCAGGGACAGCGCTGACAACAGGAGGCTTCTTATCTACCTCCAGACTTAGGGCTTTATTGAAACGGTTCAGGTTTCTGGAGGTGGGACCTAAGGGAAGGCAGAAAAGCACACAGCTACCGTGTTACCTGTAGGTAATTAAACGTTTCCTCCACACTGGTCTCCCCGGCATTGTCCTGAAATGATGGACATCGGGCACCCCACATCGGGGCGTGTGCATCATGTCTAGGGTAGATGGGTCCAGTTTCCCGGTCACTTTCAGTCCCAAGAACTGTTGCATTTCCTGAATTTTATCCTCCATGAAGTCCCTGCTGACTTTCATTTTTGTCGTTGGAAGTCTGTCCGTCATGAGACCATAAAAGTTTTCCAGGTACCACTGGAAAAAATACATTGAGTTGGACATTGTCACTCGTGCAGGGGCTTCTGATGGAGCTCAGCGTGGCTGACACAGCTGCACTTGGTACTTCTGAAACAGGCTCTAGACAATTCATCATCATGAGAAAACATCCTAGTTCTCGGTGCTGTCACTGTGAGTCAGAGACTGTTAGCAGCACTGATTGCTGGAAGGCCCTGTTAACACCTTTATGTGTCTATCTCTTTGAACttgtttctattctttaaaatctgTTCCAGCATCTGGCCCGTCACAGCATCAGGTAAGCAGCAAAACCTTTACTGTCAGGATGCACAAACTATTGATTTAAGTTGGGATGAAATTTTCCTGCTTAAAAATCCaaagctcggggcacctgggtggctcagtgggttaaagcctctgcctttggctcaggtcatgatctcagggtcctgggatcgagccccgcatcgggctctctgctcagcggggagcctgcttccccctctctctctctctgcctgcctctctgcctacttgtgatctctgtctgtcaaataaataaataaaatcttaaaaaaaaaatccaaaggtgAACACAATGGGCAACTATGGCAAATGCAAAGTTAAAAGAATCTTAGAGAACAGGGAGATCATCCAGACTCATGTaattaggaaaatgaaacaaatggaaaaaaaaacctgtttttaaaacAGGCTCATGAAGAAATATCTGGGATGCCAGAAAGTAAAAAGTATTCTTGAATCATCGTGGCAGGCTGCAGTGGTTACGTAATCAAGCCGTTGCTCAAATCTCAGATCATTAAATGGCATTAACTGATTATTATAAAATACTGAGCAGAGGTTGAACTCTAATTTAACTCTCCTTGGCCAAACTTATTTAGTAAAAGCTTTTTAGTAAAAGGAACAAATTCATCCACCAATTTTATAACACGGTTTACAATACTTTTCCTACGTTAATCTTTGCCAAAGAAAAATACAGCCTCCTAAGCCGGTTTTCAACTAGTACTTTTCAAGATAGAACTGGTTAAatgccacaatttattttttttattttttttttaagatttttttttatttatttatttgtcagagagagagagggagagagagcaagcacaggcagacagaatggcaggcagaggcagagggagaagcaggctccccgccaagcaaggagcccgatgtgggactcgatcccaggacgctgggatcatgacctgagccgaaggcagctgcttaaccacctgagccacccaggcgtccctaaatgccacaatttaaaaaaaatatttaattaatttatttgagagagagaaatagcgagtgtgtgtgtgtgtgtgtgtgtgtgtgtgtgtgtgtgtgtggagagagagagagagagtgagagcaaaagtggagggagagggagaagcaggcaccccaacAGGAAGCCCAagcccaactcgggacttgaccccaggaccctgagatcatgacctgagccgaaggcagacgcttcaccaactgaactacccaggtacCCTCAGGGCAACAAGTTTAGAGACAAACCAGGCTGGATCACCACTTGAGCGTGGTACTTACCTGAGCATATGCCACGTTATTTTCAGAGCTGGAAGCATTAGCCGGTGGAGCCGTTCCGGAAGCGGAGACCTAGGAGACAGGGTCAATGGGAGAGTTTCAGAccactcctctcctcctttcctcgtTGGCAGAGAAAACTACAGTGCTAAAAGCAAGTCGTCTCCTAAACTAGTTTTCAAGTAGTACTTTTCAAGATAAAACAAGTTCATGCAATACATTTTGAAGACAAAAATCAGGCTGGGTCAATACTTACTTGAGCCAACAGCCCACCGTCTTCTTTAGAGCCTGCAGACTTGGTCAGAGGAACCGTCCCCGAAGCAGTGACCAGCACGGTCAACACCAACAGAAGAAACTTCATTCTAAGCTTGTGAATGGCTCAACCCAGCTTACCCGGTTCCTTCTCAGCACAAAGTTCCCCAAATGCCCCGACTTATATAGCCCTTAGGCCGTGTTCTGTGAATATGAAATCCTTCGAGTGACTCACGGTTGATATCATCCCTTGACTTACCTCAAAAACACGGAAACACAAGCACAGATCCTTTTCTGAAAGGACCAACAATGGGTCACTTAGCACCAAACTCAAAACTCGGACAACTCAGATATATTCCCCCACAAATAAGCCTGCCAGTGTCTTAGGAGCAACGCTGCACACCTGAAATGTTACAATAACTTACAGATGTAGGTTTAGAAAGTTCAGCATCTGAATTTTTACCATAATAATTTTCTTATACTTTCTATAGGTGAAAGAGGCTTTTAAAGGAACAAAAGGTAAAAAGTCAGATGAATAAAACCCTTTTGCTGGAATAGAAGAAGCCTCTCCAAGCTGAATCTAGCTCCTTCTCGGCCTGGCTTCCTCTGGCCTTGGCCCGGTTGCTCGGTTCACTCAGGATCTGCCCATCAGTCGGTAGAGAAGCCTCGGAGACCACAACAGCGGAGAATCCAGGCAGAAACTGTGCAGGCAGACGTGGGAGCCGTGGGGCTGCCTCCCTGTTCTGTGCGGATGGCCTGGAGGCGGAGGAGCCCCGGAGTGGTGGGTTACAATTCAGTCACGGCTGTGACCCCCCTCCCAGGCCCAGGAACCGCGGGCTGCTCCCCGCCTTTCCCCGAGGCAGGTGCTCCAGGCAAACCAGGGGCACTGGCAGCAGCATGGTGGCTGACTTCCCACCTGCAGCTCagcccttgtcaggctctgcGATTTGACCCCTAGACCTTCAGATATCTCATTAGAAAATGAGGGTAATGACCTTTGCCTCCGTAAGCTTTTGCGACGATGAGAAGAGAGGGCGGGCGTGTTATGAACGCGAGCGTGTTCTGCACATGCTCGTGGGTATTCACTTCCTTCTTCTGGGCCTGAAAGGAGACCGAGGCTGTACGATCTGGGGGGCGATGATCACATACAGGTGGTGTTAAGGTAATTCTGTCAGACACCCATCTTGACTCAAGAACCGTGAGAGGAGCATGGTGGTTTGGCTAGAAAGCTGGAGAAGACGGGATTGATCAGAAAGTCAGGGAGGGGATGGTCCTCCGCCAGCAGGAACGGTGCTGCGTGAGGGCGGGCTCCATCGGCCTTGTCCACCATCCTATTTCTGAGCCAAAAACTGCCGTGACGTTGGTAGGCACTCGAGAAATGCGCATGGATGATGTCTGTTGGAGAAGAGGGCCTAGCGCTGGTCAGTAGCAAGCTTTCCTGCCACACAGAAGACGTGCTCCTAAACCACACTGAAGCAGCCAAGAACCGGTCTTACTCCCAGCAGGAACCGGTCTGGTGCAGGGAAGACTTTCAGGAAGTCTAGAAAGTGACGGATGTCAGATACAAGGCAAAAGCTGCCCAAGATacaaaggaaggaggaaacatCCTCCCTGGAAGGTGTctaaaaaaaccagaaacaaaactaTACCTCAGTTTTAATGGCCACAGGTCTTGGCTTACCAAATACCCCTCGTGGGTTGAATATGAGGGAGAAGGACCACTCGGGCAGCCAGAGAGCACCACATCGTAAGGGCTACAAGCTTAGGTTCTGCGGGTCAAGTCCACCAGCCCGAGAATCTGAGCTCGTTTTGCC
This DNA window, taken from Lutra lutra chromosome 10, mLutLut1.2, whole genome shotgun sequence, encodes the following:
- the MMP12 gene encoding macrophage metalloelastase; this encodes MKFLLLVLTVLVTASGTVPLTKSAGSKEDGGLLAQVSASGTAPPANASSSENNVAYAQWYLENFYGLMTDRLPTTKMKVSRDFMEDKIQEMQQFLGLKVTGKLDPSTLDMMHTPRCGVPDVHHFRTMPGRPVWRKRLITYRINNYTPDMRPADVDFAIQKAFQVWSDVTPLKFRKINSGMADIMILFASGAHGDYSPFDGRGGTIAHAFGPGLGIGGDAHFDEAEIWTKSYKGTNLFLVAVHELGHSLGLSHSNDRKAIMFPTYSYVDPNTFRLAADDIRGIQSLYGRPERRQPSSDPDGRQTPTCNPSLSFDAVTTMGNKIFFFKDRFFWWRYPESPMSNVSFISSLWPTLPSGIQAAYEVGPKNQVFLFKDDKYWLISNLRAQPHYPRNIHSLGFPDFVKKIDAAVFNPLLYKTYFFVGNQYWRFNERRRLMDPGYPKLITDYFPGLGPTIDAVYYYNRHYYFFQGSNIFEYDVVSQRVTKVLKENINSGC